A region from the Arachis ipaensis cultivar K30076 chromosome B01, Araip1.1, whole genome shotgun sequence genome encodes:
- the LOC107626326 gene encoding L-ascorbate oxidase homolog, which translates to MKISLALAFLGILGALSVVAEDRYQFFTWEVTYGTIYPLGVPQQGILINGQFPGPTIDGITNDNIVVNVINKLDEKFLITWNGIKQRRTSWEDGVLGTNCPIPPKSNWTYKFQLKDQIGTYTYFPSTKLHKAAGGFGALNIAQRSVISIPYPAPDAEFTLLVGDWYKTNHKVLRRLLDFGKKLPSPDALLINGQRDSAVFTGQAGKTYKFRVSNVGLTTSINFRIQGHTLKLIEVEGAHTLQDTYESLDIHVGQSVAVLVTLNQPVNGYTIVATSRFTPIVLTTTATLQYAGSTSKAPGPLPIAPTTDVDWSMKQANSIRLNLTANAARPNPQGSFHYGTIPITRTIILANSEANIHGKLRYAVNRISHINPLTALKLADWFNIPGVFNLNTISDVPPPAGTPAKLGTSVVGLTLHDFVEIIFQNNEDTIQSWHMDGSSFYAVGYENGVWTPASRNTYNLADAVPRYTVQVYPKSWTAILVSLDNKGMWNLRSAIWPRQYLGQELYLRVWNNEKSLYTEANIPDNALLCGMAKHLH; encoded by the exons ATGAAGATCTCTTTGGCTCTAGCTTTTCTTGGAATTTTGGGTGCTCTCTCTGTTGTAGCAGAAGATCGCTATCAATTTTTCACATGGGAAGTTACTTATGGAACAATTTACCCTCTTGGGGTTCCTCAACAG GGCATTCTTATCAATGGCCAATTTCCAGGCCCTACAATTGATGGCATCACTAATGACAACATCGTTGTTAATGTCATTAACAAGCTTGACGAGAAATTCCTCATCACatg GAATGGTATAAAGCAGAGAAGGACATCATGGGAAGATGGAGTATTGGGAACAAACTGCCCAATCCCTCCTAAGAGCAATTGGACATACAAGTTCCAACTGAAAGATCAAATTGGAACATACACATACTTCCCATCAACCAAGCTCCATAAAGCTGCTGGAGGTTTTGGGGCACTTAACATTGCCCAAAGATCTGTTATTTCCATTCCCTACCCTGCTCCTGATGCTGAATTCACCCTTCTTGTTGGTGATTGGTACAAGACCAACCACAAG GTACTAAGGAGACTATTGGACTTTGGTAAGAAACTTCCTTCTCCTGATGCTCTTCTCATCAATGGGCAAAGAGATTCTGCTGTCTTTACTGGTCAAGCAG GGAAGACTTACAAATTCAGAGTGTCCAATGTTGGGTTAACAACATCAATCAACTTCAGGATTCAAGGCCACACATTGAAACTGATTGAAGTTGAAGGTGCTCACACATTACAGGACACATATGAGTCCCTTGATATTCATGTGGGTCAATCAGTGGCGGTTTTGGTCACACTTAACCAACCTGTGAATGGCTACACCATTGTTGCTACTAGCCGCTTCACTCCCATTGTTCTCACCACCACAGCCACTCTTCAATATGCTGGCTCCACTTCTAAGGCCCCTGGTCCATTGCCCATTGCCCCAACTACAGATGTAGATTGGTCCATGAAACAAGCCAACTCCATCAG GTTGAATTTGACAGCAAACGCAGCAAGGCCAAATCCTCAAGGATCATTTCACTATGGAACCATCCCTATCACAAGGACAATCATATTGGCAAATTCTGAAGCAAACATCCATGGCAAGCTACGATATGCAGTGAATAGAATCTCCCACATTAATCCACTCACGGCATTGAAGCTTGCTGATTGGTTCAACATTCCAGGAGTGTTCAACCTCAACACTATCAGTGACGTTCCTCCTCCTGCAGGTACCCCTGCCAAATTAGGAACCTCTGTGGTAGGACTTACCCTTCATGACTTCGTAGAAATCATCTTCCAGAACAATGAAGACACAATCCAGTCATGGCACATGGATGGATCTAGCTTCTATGCTGTTGG ATATGAAAATGGCGTATGGACACCTGCCAGCAGAAACACTTACAACTTGGCTGATGCGGTTCCAAGATACACTGTTCAG GTGTATCCAAAATCATGGACGGCCATATTGGTATCTTTGGACAATAAGGGGATGTGGAATTTGAGATCTGCAATTTGGCCAAGGCAATATTTGGGACAAGAATTGTATCTCAGGGTCTGGAACAACGAGAAGAGTCTATACACTGAAGCTAACATCCCTGACAATGCACTGTTATGTGGCATGGCCAAACACCTGCACTAA